Proteins encoded within one genomic window of Eurosta solidaginis isolate ZX-2024a chromosome 1, ASM4086904v1, whole genome shotgun sequence:
- the LOC137237580 gene encoding solute carrier family 25 member 45 isoform X1 — MKLEDFAAGCVGGACGVLIGHPLDTIKTWQQASNSSVPKAIQQIYNRNNGLNGFYRGMFFPFVTTGAINSILFGIYGNHLRQLRRVCHSDYQREKLEYQNMFIAGSVAGFFQSFIACPIELIKVRLQTHCYYNEYIYGKRRTNWGVFKKVLKTDGISGLYRGLLPMMCRDVFPYGIYMMVYRQTVDFLETTPLVRQRRHETSNEGSNVDFVVTTLAGAWAGILSWVCVIPFDVAKTIMQAESKEQYRNIRHCLVKNFKLYGWRRLFRGSWMLVVRAIPVNAATFLGYEYAMEYFHDLNETQAKF, encoded by the exons ATGAAACTGGAAGATTTTGCTGCTGGATGCGTTGGAG GAGCATGCGGCGTTCTTATCGGCCATCCTTTAGATACTATCAAAACATGGCAGCAAGCTTCAAATTCATCAGTACCGAAGGCTATACAACAAATTTATAATCGTAATAATGGG TTGAATGGATTTTACAGAGGAATGTTTTTCCCATTTGTGACAACCGGTGCTATCAATTCAATACTATTTGGGATATATGGCAACCATTTGAGACAATTGAGACGAGTTTGTCACAGCGATTACCAACGCGAAAAATTGGAGTATCAGAACATGTTTATTGCTGGGTCAGTGGCTGGGTTTTTTCAATCGTTCATAGCATGCCCGATTGAGCTTATCAAAGTTAGACTTCAGACACATTGCT ATTATAATGAGTATATTTATGGTAAACGGCGTACAAATTGGGGAGTTTTCAAAAAAGTACTTAAAACGGATGGCATATCCGGTTTATATAGGGGGCTATTACCTATGATGTGTCG TGATGTGTTCCCTTATGGTATTTATATGATGGTATATCGTCAAACTGTTGACTTTCTGGAAACCACACCACTGGTACGACAACGCCGACATGAAACAAGTAATGAAGGTTCAAATGTCGATTTTGTCGTAACAACATTGGCTGGTGCTTGGGCCGGTATTTTATCATGGGTGTGTGTCATACCATTCGATGTTGCCAAAACTATAATGCAAGCTGAGAGCAAGGAACAGTATCGTAACATAAGACATTGTTTGGTCAAAAACTTCAAG TTATATGGTTGGCGTCGTTTATTCCGAGGCAGTTGGATGCTAGTCGTACGTGCAATACCAGTAAATGCAGCAACATTTTTGGGTTATGAATATGCGATGGAATATTTTCACGACCTAAATGAAACTCAGGCTAAATTTTAA
- the LOC137237580 gene encoding solute carrier family 25 member 45 isoform X2 has product MGGMFFPFVTTGAINSILFGIYGNHLRQLRRVCHSDYQREKLEYQNMFIAGSVAGFFQSFIACPIELIKVRLQTHCYYNEYIYGKRRTNWGVFKKVLKTDGISGLYRGLLPMMCRDVFPYGIYMMVYRQTVDFLETTPLVRQRRHETSNEGSNVDFVVTTLAGAWAGILSWVCVIPFDVAKTIMQAESKEQYRNIRHCLVKNFKLYGWRRLFRGSWMLVVRAIPVNAATFLGYEYAMEYFHDLNETQAKF; this is encoded by the exons ATGGG AGGAATGTTTTTCCCATTTGTGACAACCGGTGCTATCAATTCAATACTATTTGGGATATATGGCAACCATTTGAGACAATTGAGACGAGTTTGTCACAGCGATTACCAACGCGAAAAATTGGAGTATCAGAACATGTTTATTGCTGGGTCAGTGGCTGGGTTTTTTCAATCGTTCATAGCATGCCCGATTGAGCTTATCAAAGTTAGACTTCAGACACATTGCT ATTATAATGAGTATATTTATGGTAAACGGCGTACAAATTGGGGAGTTTTCAAAAAAGTACTTAAAACGGATGGCATATCCGGTTTATATAGGGGGCTATTACCTATGATGTGTCG TGATGTGTTCCCTTATGGTATTTATATGATGGTATATCGTCAAACTGTTGACTTTCTGGAAACCACACCACTGGTACGACAACGCCGACATGAAACAAGTAATGAAGGTTCAAATGTCGATTTTGTCGTAACAACATTGGCTGGTGCTTGGGCCGGTATTTTATCATGGGTGTGTGTCATACCATTCGATGTTGCCAAAACTATAATGCAAGCTGAGAGCAAGGAACAGTATCGTAACATAAGACATTGTTTGGTCAAAAACTTCAAG TTATATGGTTGGCGTCGTTTATTCCGAGGCAGTTGGATGCTAGTCGTACGTGCAATACCAGTAAATGCAGCAACATTTTTGGGTTATGAATATGCGATGGAATATTTTCACGACCTAAATGAAACTCAGGCTAAATTTTAA